The sequence below is a genomic window from Chloroflexota bacterium.
GAGGCCCAGGGACGCTTGAAGGTCGCCAAAGTGGATGTGGACCAAAATCCGGAGACTGCTATCAAGTACATGATACAGAGCATCCCCACGCTCATGCTGTTTGTAGATGGCAAGCCGGTGGAACGACTGGTGGGTTATATGCCCAAGGATAGCCTCTGGGCAAAAATCGAACCCCATCTGCCTTTGGAGTGAA
It includes:
- the trxA gene encoding thioredoxin, whose protein sequence is MSEPVAVTDKTFVEEVLMAESPVLVDFWAAWCGPCRMVAPIVEQIAAEAQGRLKVAKVDVDQNPETAIKYMIQSIPTLMLFVDGKPVERLVGYMPKDSLWAKIEPHLPLE